The following are from one region of the Geoalkalibacter subterraneus genome:
- a CDS encoding Ni/Fe hydrogenase subunit alpha, producing the protein MKIELNHLARMEGHANLVVDAVDGAIKECRLDVVESPRFFEEILKGRHYSDVAPIAARICGVCSVSHTLVSLAATEQALGVVVSDQTRGLRRLLSHGENMQSHLLHLFFMAAPDYLGVSSLTELARDRRELVSRALRLKKTANDLVRVVGGRAVHPATTCVGGFSVLPGVAELQEVRRNLVAALADLEETVALFADFEIPWMARETEYICLRTEQGYPGLDGDLFSSEGVSCPVARFETMISEYHQPHSNAKFARATRENFMVGPLARYKNAGEHLSSMAKKVAEALGLNRTTVNPFEANYARLVEVVHFLESSVHLIDGLLLKGLKPESVWVPPVGGKGAAAVEAPRGLLFHSYAYDEKGRIESADCVIPTAQNLGNIEADLHHLAPSLLHLPRTEMARHLEMLVRAYDPCISCSTHLMKIDFV; encoded by the coding sequence ATGAAAATCGAGCTCAATCATCTCGCCCGTATGGAAGGGCACGCCAACCTGGTGGTGGATGCCGTGGATGGCGCCATCAAAGAGTGCCGCCTGGATGTGGTGGAATCGCCGCGGTTTTTCGAGGAGATACTCAAAGGGCGTCATTACAGTGATGTGGCGCCCATTGCGGCGCGCATCTGCGGGGTGTGCTCCGTGTCGCACACTCTTGTTTCTCTGGCAGCGACCGAGCAGGCGCTGGGTGTGGTTGTCTCCGACCAGACCCGTGGACTGAGGCGGTTGCTGAGCCATGGCGAGAACATGCAGAGTCACTTGCTGCACCTGTTTTTCATGGCGGCGCCTGACTACCTTGGTGTTTCCAGTCTTACCGAACTGGCCCGCGACCGCCGTGAACTGGTGAGCCGTGCGTTGCGCCTGAAAAAAACCGCGAATGATCTGGTGCGTGTGGTGGGCGGCCGAGCTGTGCACCCGGCGACAACCTGCGTCGGCGGTTTTTCCGTTCTGCCCGGGGTCGCCGAACTGCAGGAGGTCAGGCGCAATCTGGTGGCGGCGCTCGCTGACCTGGAAGAGACCGTGGCCCTGTTCGCTGATTTCGAGATCCCCTGGATGGCGCGCGAGACGGAATATATCTGCCTGCGGACAGAGCAGGGTTACCCCGGGCTTGACGGCGACCTGTTCTCCAGTGAGGGCGTAAGCTGCCCTGTGGCGCGTTTTGAAACAATGATCAGCGAATATCATCAACCCCACTCCAACGCCAAATTTGCGCGCGCAACACGCGAAAACTTCATGGTCGGCCCCCTGGCACGGTATAAAAATGCCGGGGAGCATCTGTCCTCCATGGCGAAGAAGGTCGCCGAGGCGCTGGGTCTCAATCGCACGACCGTCAATCCTTTCGAGGCCAATTACGCGCGCCTGGTGGAAGTGGTCCACTTCCTCGAATCTTCGGTCCACCTGATCGACGGTCTGCTGCTCAAGGGGCTGAAGCCCGAATCCGTGTGGGTGCCGCCGGTGGGGGGCAAGGGGGCTGCTGCCGTAGAGGCGCCGCGCGGTCTCTTGTTTCATTCTTATGCCTATGATGAGAAAGGGCGCATCGAGTCTGCCGATTGTGTTATCCCCACCGCACAGAACCTCGGAAACATCGAGGCCGACCTGCATCACCTCGCTCCTTCGCTTCTGCATCTGCCGCGCACGGAGATGGCTCGCCACCTCGAAATGCTGGTCCGTGCCTATGATCCGTGTATCAGTTGCTCCACCCACCTGATGAAAATCGATTTTGTCTGA
- a CDS encoding protein-glutamate methylesterase/protein-glutamine glutaminase, translated as MAKKIKVMVVDDSAVVRQTMVDILTSDPDIEVTATASDPYVAARRLKEQVPDVITLDVEMPRMDGLTFLRKIMSQHPIPVVMCSSLTDDGSDTALKALEYGAVDIITKPRLGTKQFLEEAKVRICDTVKAAAGARLRKFSPRTLEVSAKLTADAVLPAAKNRAMIQTTEKVVVVGASTGGTEALRVFLEALPSDVPGIVIVQHMPEQFTASFAQRLDGLCRISVQEARDGDTVLRGRALIAPGNRHCLLKRSGARYYVEIKDGPLVSRHRPSVDVLFRSTARYAGANAVGVIMTGMGDDGARGMREMKDAGAHTLAQDEASCVVFGMPNEAVKHGGVEQVVSLERIAREVLRLAH; from the coding sequence ATGGCAAAAAAAATCAAAGTCATGGTGGTCGATGATTCCGCGGTCGTGCGCCAGACCATGGTCGATATCCTCACTTCGGACCCGGACATCGAGGTCACCGCCACGGCCTCAGATCCTTACGTGGCCGCGCGGCGCCTCAAAGAGCAGGTGCCCGACGTCATCACCCTCGATGTCGAAATGCCGCGTATGGACGGGTTGACGTTTCTGCGCAAAATCATGAGCCAGCACCCCATACCGGTGGTCATGTGCTCGAGCCTGACGGACGACGGCTCGGACACCGCGCTCAAGGCTCTCGAATACGGCGCCGTCGATATCATCACCAAGCCCCGCCTGGGCACAAAACAGTTTCTGGAGGAAGCCAAAGTACGCATCTGCGACACGGTCAAGGCGGCCGCCGGGGCGCGGCTGCGCAAGTTTTCGCCGCGTACCCTCGAAGTGTCCGCCAAACTGACCGCCGATGCCGTCCTGCCGGCCGCAAAAAACCGCGCCATGATCCAGACCACTGAAAAGGTGGTGGTGGTCGGCGCCTCCACCGGAGGCACCGAGGCGCTGCGGGTTTTTCTGGAAGCACTCCCCTCCGATGTGCCCGGTATCGTCATTGTGCAGCATATGCCCGAGCAGTTTACCGCTTCCTTCGCCCAGCGGCTGGATGGTTTGTGCCGCATCTCGGTTCAGGAAGCCCGTGACGGAGATACTGTGTTGCGCGGACGCGCCCTGATCGCCCCCGGCAACCGGCACTGCCTTCTCAAGCGCAGCGGTGCGCGCTATTATGTGGAAATCAAGGACGGCCCCCTGGTGTCTCGTCACCGGCCTTCGGTTGATGTGCTGTTCCGCTCCACCGCTCGTTATGCCGGCGCCAACGCGGTCGGAGTGATCATGACCGGCATGGGCGACGATGGTGCCCGCGGCATGCGGGAGATGAAGGATGCCGGTGCCCACACCCTCGCCCAGGACGAAGCCAGCTGCGTGGTGTTCGGCATGCCCAATGAAGCCGTCAAACATGGCGGAGTGGAGCAGGTCGTTTCTCTGGAGCGCATTGCGCGCGAAGTGCTGCGACTGGCGCACTGA
- a CDS encoding sensor histidine kinase has translation MVAIFIDLCYSVKVMENLLSNAVKYSPDSRIIEVSGRCEGSEYQVSVRDWGIGMTREQSAQAFDKFYRADHSNIAVSGTGLGLSIVKHIVASHGGRIWIDSATGTGTSVYFTLPR, from the coding sequence ATGGTCGCCATTTTCATTGATCTGTGCTATTCAGTAAAAGTTATGGAGAATCTTCTGTCCAATGCCGTCAAGTATTCCCCCGACTCACGCATCATCGAGGTGAGCGGGCGCTGTGAAGGCAGTGAATACCAGGTGAGCGTTCGCGACTGGGGGATCGGCATGACCCGGGAGCAGTCGGCGCAGGCTTTCGACAAATTCTATCGCGCCGACCACTCCAATATCGCAGTATCCGGCACCGGTCTCGGGCTCTCCATCGTCAAACACATTGTTGCCTCCCACGGCGGCCGCATCTGGATCGACAGCGCAACAGGGACCGGCACCTCCGTTTATTTCACTCTCCCCAGATAA
- a CDS encoding response regulator, which yields MLPDLTGKRILIVGDHPECRDLLYETVVLWGGECHEAENVARALERARELAAQPGGLDLVLIDLNAYGAQGLAAARKLAAEGDLADAHILFLNGEPCPSAEAGRQGRAFCVEKPLKVVDLQEAIAQALCGGDARFPRRAKQHPPTGLAHRPRRILLVEDNPINARATRTVLEKRGHQVVTAENGLQALRILADQCFDLILMDIVMPEMDGTTATRMIRAGACPACDPAVPIVALTAHVDPQDRHGFMEAGVDDFLAKPFQVPDLLAIVENIGPEEG from the coding sequence ATGCTGCCGGATCTGACCGGAAAGCGTATTCTGATCGTTGGCGATCACCCCGAATGCCGCGACCTGCTTTATGAAACAGTCGTTTTGTGGGGCGGGGAATGCCATGAGGCGGAAAATGTGGCCCGGGCGCTGGAGCGCGCGCGGGAATTGGCCGCGCAGCCGGGAGGGCTTGACCTGGTCCTGATCGATCTCAACGCCTACGGAGCGCAGGGGCTGGCGGCCGCGCGCAAGCTGGCGGCAGAAGGGGATCTGGCGGATGCGCACATTCTGTTTCTCAACGGTGAACCCTGCCCCTCTGCCGAAGCGGGCCGGCAGGGGCGCGCTTTCTGTGTTGAAAAGCCCTTGAAAGTGGTGGATCTGCAGGAGGCCATTGCGCAGGCACTCTGTGGCGGTGACGCCCGTTTCCCGCGACGTGCAAAACAGCATCCCCCCACCGGGCTTGCGCACAGACCGCGGCGCATCCTACTGGTGGAGGACAACCCCATCAATGCCCGTGCGACACGCACGGTGCTGGAGAAGCGGGGGCACCAGGTGGTGACTGCGGAGAATGGTCTTCAGGCGCTTCGAATTCTGGCCGACCAGTGTTTTGACCTGATTCTGATGGATATTGTCATGCCCGAAATGGACGGGACCACCGCGACCCGCATGATCCGCGCCGGCGCCTGCCCCGCATGCGATCCGGCCGTACCGATTGTGGCGTTGACCGCCCATGTCGACCCCCAGGACCGGCACGGTTTTATGGAGGCGGGTGTTGATGACTTTCTGGCCAAACCGTTTCAGGTGCCGGATCTGCTGGCAATCGTCGAAAATATCGGCCCCGAGGAGGGCTGA
- a CDS encoding NifB/NifX family molybdenum-iron cluster-binding protein, producing MIIAVTSLGNDSGSPVDARFGRAAWFLLYDDQAQSWEPLENSQGQEALQGAGIQAAQQMASRGVAVLITGTTGPKAQQALKTAGIKIYHGAKGSVAAALDDYKKGRLEQAA from the coding sequence ATGATCATTGCAGTGACATCCCTTGGAAATGATTCGGGCAGTCCCGTCGATGCGCGTTTCGGGCGGGCAGCCTGGTTTCTGCTTTACGATGATCAGGCGCAGAGCTGGGAACCTCTGGAAAATTCCCAGGGTCAGGAGGCGCTTCAGGGGGCCGGAATTCAGGCGGCGCAGCAGATGGCAAGCCGCGGAGTCGCGGTGTTGATTACCGGGACAACAGGACCCAAGGCGCAGCAGGCGCTCAAAACCGCCGGCATCAAAATATATCATGGAGCGAAGGGCTCTGTGGCCGCTGCGTTAGATGACTATAAAAAGGGGCGGCTGGAGCAGGCTGCGTGA
- a CDS encoding iron-sulfur cluster assembly scaffold protein NifU → MYTEKVMDHFANPRNVGVLENPTVIAKIGDPDCGDFLVIFLRIENDRIADIKYKIHGCGAAIATSSIASEMVKGMPLDEVLRVTDQDIADALDGLPEEKMHCSNLAAGALHSAISRYREFLAQAAQKQAAENA, encoded by the coding sequence ATGTATACCGAAAAAGTCATGGACCATTTCGCCAACCCCCGCAACGTTGGTGTGCTGGAAAACCCGACCGTCATCGCTAAAATCGGCGACCCCGATTGTGGCGATTTTCTGGTGATTTTCCTGCGGATCGAAAACGATCGGATCGCAGACATCAAATACAAGATTCACGGTTGCGGTGCGGCAATCGCCACCTCGTCCATCGCCAGCGAAATGGTGAAGGGGATGCCTCTTGATGAGGTGTTGCGTGTAACAGATCAGGATATTGCCGATGCGCTGGATGGCCTGCCAGAGGAAAAGATGCACTGTTCCAATCTGGCGGCGGGAGCCCTGCATAGCGCCATAAGCCGCTATCGCGAATTTCTTGCTCAGGCAGCACAGAAACAGGCGGCTGAGAACGCATGA
- a CDS encoding sigma-54 interaction domain-containing protein, which produces MDDQHPVAGGPCRHLEHLATILDSVADGVFTVDQQMRITWFNRAAEEITGFSREEALGQSCCEIFRSNICFTHCPVREALASGEDVVNRQVDILDRDNREIPISVSASVLRDAEGNPVGGVETFRDLSQIEALKREVEGRYTFQDMVSRDPRMRQLFDILPDVAVSDATVLLQGESGTGKELFARALHDLSPRREGPLVVVNCGALPEPLLEAEIFGAKRGAYTGSVEDRSGRLEQAEGGTLFLDEIGDLPLALQVKLLRVLENREYQPLGARRPRRADVRFVAATHRDLEEMVADGSFRRDLFFRINVVNLKIPPLRERPEDIPLLLDVALDRFNRAYGKRIGGFSPEALEFLLNHDYSGNVRELFNLVERAVILCRDTTIGAESLPSRRERPQDSTEPALVGRRPTVEQLQQLLRRHRGNKTAVARELGINRTTLWRWLKEDSP; this is translated from the coding sequence ATGGATGATCAACACCCCGTTGCTGGCGGTCCCTGCCGCCACCTGGAACATCTGGCCACGATTCTCGACAGTGTCGCCGATGGTGTCTTCACCGTCGATCAGCAGATGCGCATTACCTGGTTCAACCGGGCGGCGGAGGAGATCACCGGCTTTTCCCGCGAGGAGGCGCTGGGGCAGAGCTGCTGTGAAATCTTTCGCAGCAACATCTGCTTTACCCATTGCCCGGTGCGCGAGGCGCTGGCGAGCGGCGAGGATGTGGTCAACCGGCAGGTGGATATCCTCGACCGGGACAATCGCGAAATCCCCATCTCGGTGAGCGCCTCGGTGCTGCGCGACGCGGAAGGCAATCCGGTCGGCGGGGTGGAGACCTTTCGCGACCTGTCGCAGATTGAAGCCCTCAAGCGCGAGGTCGAGGGGCGGTACACCTTCCAGGATATGGTCAGTCGCGATCCGCGCATGCGACAGCTGTTCGACATCCTGCCCGATGTGGCCGTCAGTGATGCAACGGTGCTGTTGCAGGGTGAAAGCGGCACCGGCAAGGAGCTGTTTGCGCGGGCGCTGCATGATTTGAGTCCCCGGCGGGAAGGGCCGCTGGTGGTAGTCAACTGCGGCGCGCTCCCCGAACCGCTGCTGGAAGCCGAGATCTTTGGCGCCAAGCGCGGTGCCTATACCGGATCGGTGGAAGATCGTTCCGGGAGATTGGAGCAGGCCGAAGGGGGGACGCTGTTTCTGGATGAGATCGGCGATCTGCCTCTGGCGCTTCAGGTCAAGCTGCTGCGTGTGCTGGAAAACCGCGAGTACCAGCCCCTGGGCGCAAGGCGGCCGCGCAGGGCCGATGTGCGCTTTGTCGCGGCGACACACCGCGATCTGGAAGAGATGGTGGCCGATGGCAGCTTCCGACGCGACCTCTTTTTCCGCATCAACGTGGTCAACCTGAAAATTCCGCCTTTGCGGGAACGGCCCGAGGATATCCCTCTGCTGCTGGACGTGGCGCTGGACCGTTTCAATCGCGCCTACGGCAAGCGCATCGGCGGCTTCTCCCCGGAAGCTCTCGAATTTCTTCTCAACCACGATTATTCAGGCAACGTCCGCGAACTGTTCAATCTGGTGGAGCGCGCCGTGATCCTGTGCCGTGATACCACCATCGGTGCTGAGTCTCTGCCGTCGCGACGGGAGAGGCCGCAGGATTCAACCGAGCCCGCTCTGGTTGGGCGGCGCCCCACCGTAGAGCAGTTGCAGCAACTGCTGCGCCGTCACCGCGGCAATAAAACCGCCGTGGCGCGTGAACTCGGCATCAACCGCACCACCCTGTGGCGTTGGCTTAAAGAAGACAGCCCCTAA
- a CDS encoding response regulator, whose amino-acid sequence MRILIAEDDFTSRRLLQKMLEPFGSSDVAVNGEEAVTAFEAAQKEGRPYQLICLDIMMPEMDGQQVLKIIRRHEKELGVAPRDEVKVLMTTALDQPHDVVEAFYHGGCTDYLVKPIEKKNLLLKLRECKLLD is encoded by the coding sequence ATGCGCATACTCATTGCTGAAGATGATTTCACCAGCCGTCGCCTGTTGCAGAAGATGCTCGAACCCTTCGGCTCCAGTGATGTTGCCGTCAATGGCGAAGAGGCTGTGACGGCCTTCGAGGCTGCACAGAAAGAGGGCCGTCCTTATCAACTGATCTGTCTCGATATCATGATGCCGGAAATGGACGGCCAACAGGTATTGAAGATCATCCGGCGGCACGAAAAAGAGCTGGGGGTGGCGCCGCGTGATGAGGTCAAGGTCCTGATGACAACGGCGCTGGATCAGCCCCATGATGTGGTGGAGGCTTTCTATCACGGGGGGTGCACCGATTACCTGGTCAAGCCGATCGAGAAAAAAAATCTGCTGCTGAAACTCAGGGAATGCAAACTGCTCGACTAG
- a CDS encoding NifB/NifX family molybdenum-iron cluster-binding protein: protein METNQLTVKRIRVALPLYGNRVLPRFGLAREFALADLDCEGDVILGVERCEWPSWRWPSVPEWLKAQGAVGVLCSGIHPRLQQALQDEGLWVVWGFMGEVEEVLKLWLLQGAVEGRAPAASSPCCRRRTTPGRGHQHLGSGGKS, encoded by the coding sequence ATGGAAACAAATCAGCTCACAGTCAAACGGATTCGCGTCGCGCTGCCGCTATACGGCAATCGGGTGTTGCCGCGCTTCGGTCTGGCACGGGAATTCGCCCTGGCCGATCTGGACTGCGAAGGTGATGTCATTCTGGGGGTGGAGCGCTGTGAGTGGCCCTCCTGGCGCTGGCCTTCGGTGCCGGAGTGGCTGAAGGCGCAAGGAGCTGTCGGTGTGTTGTGCAGCGGGATTCATCCGCGCCTCCAGCAGGCGTTGCAAGACGAAGGGCTTTGGGTGGTGTGGGGCTTTATGGGAGAGGTGGAGGAGGTGCTGAAGCTGTGGCTGCTGCAAGGTGCGGTCGAAGGCAGAGCGCCAGCCGCATCTTCCCCTTGCTGTCGACGGCGGACAACGCCGGGACGTGGGCACCAACATTTGGGATCGGGAGGAAAATCATGA
- a CDS encoding 4Fe-4S dicluster domain-containing protein: MNDILTDPQGGLPPDSSSWRPISREEIDMFARALQSAFEVVAVKAKGNRRVLDRIEDPAEMILEYSPQVHSPKKFLFPNWEKLFRFRLGGRVLLEPERAASPRVIFGMHPCDLHAVRVLDDCLFDGEADSAYRAKREVTILIGVDCVPDEHCFCTSMGTDRAADGFDLFFHRVAGGYLVQTGSRRGERLLYLYAPTVAQRPSEPPLPLQAKPISHRLDFVSEDLAPLMERVYDHPVWEELGSRCLGCGACTMLCPSCYCFNVEDRLDLDLVGGERVRTWDSCQFDQFTKVAGGDEFRGNQADRQRHRFFRKYKYLWDKYQRTACVGCGRCSRECLSRIDPVAVLNRLHQEQSLPAPKASPAAEYRPELAEILYVESLTESEKLFRLRMPHPLEFEPGEFLEISVFGQGEAPFTIASAPVQSDEIEVVVRAAGALTQAMHRLRPGDTVGVRGPFGCGFPLERFNGRDLLVVAGGMGMITLRSLVLGLLARRDDYGRIMLLYGARTVDHYLFRDELLSWHREGSMDCRFAVTQGDNSWGVTRGDVAHLFKDLDLDPDRVTTVVSGPARMYRAVNPLLFRWGVGEDQLYLNLERHMKCGLGKCGKCRINDICVCESGPIFPYAQVKHLKEAIER; encoded by the coding sequence ATGAATGATATTCTGACCGACCCTCAAGGCGGGCTGCCCCCCGATTCTTCATCCTGGCGCCCCATCAGCCGGGAAGAGATCGACATGTTCGCCCGCGCGCTGCAAAGCGCGTTCGAGGTGGTTGCGGTCAAAGCCAAAGGCAACCGCCGGGTGCTCGACCGTATCGAGGACCCGGCTGAAATGATCCTCGAATATTCTCCCCAGGTCCATTCACCGAAAAAATTTCTCTTTCCCAACTGGGAAAAACTGTTTCGCTTCCGTCTCGGCGGCAGGGTTCTGCTGGAGCCGGAACGTGCGGCGAGTCCCCGGGTTATTTTCGGTATGCATCCCTGCGACCTGCATGCCGTGCGGGTGCTTGATGACTGCCTGTTCGACGGTGAGGCCGACAGCGCCTATCGCGCCAAACGTGAAGTGACCATCCTGATCGGGGTGGATTGCGTGCCCGATGAACACTGCTTCTGCACCAGTATGGGAACGGACCGGGCCGCGGATGGATTCGACCTGTTTTTCCACCGTGTCGCCGGCGGCTACCTGGTGCAGACCGGCAGCCGCCGCGGCGAGCGCCTGCTTTATCTCTACGCGCCGACGGTGGCGCAGCGCCCCTCGGAGCCGCCCCTGCCGTTGCAGGCCAAACCGATTTCCCATCGCCTTGATTTTGTTTCTGAGGATCTGGCACCGCTGATGGAGCGCGTCTATGACCATCCGGTATGGGAGGAGCTGGGCAGTCGCTGTCTGGGGTGCGGGGCCTGCACCATGCTGTGTCCGAGTTGCTACTGTTTCAATGTCGAGGATCGCCTCGACCTCGATCTGGTGGGCGGCGAGCGGGTGCGCACCTGGGATTCCTGCCAGTTCGACCAGTTCACCAAGGTGGCCGGCGGCGACGAATTCCGCGGCAACCAGGCGGATCGGCAGCGGCACCGGTTTTTTCGTAAATACAAATACCTGTGGGATAAATACCAGCGCACCGCCTGCGTCGGCTGCGGCCGCTGCAGCCGGGAGTGTCTCAGCCGCATTGACCCTGTAGCCGTACTCAACCGCCTCCACCAGGAGCAGTCCCTCCCGGCTCCGAAGGCCTCTCCCGCGGCAGAGTATCGTCCGGAGCTGGCTGAAATCCTGTACGTCGAGTCGCTCACGGAGAGCGAAAAGCTCTTTCGGCTGCGCATGCCGCATCCGCTGGAATTCGAACCGGGCGAGTTTCTTGAAATATCCGTTTTCGGCCAGGGGGAAGCTCCCTTTACCATCGCTTCGGCGCCGGTTCAGAGCGACGAAATCGAAGTAGTGGTTCGTGCTGCGGGAGCTTTGACCCAGGCCATGCACCGCCTGCGGCCCGGGGATACTGTCGGGGTGCGAGGCCCTTTCGGCTGCGGGTTTCCGCTGGAACGATTCAACGGCCGCGATCTGCTGGTGGTCGCCGGCGGCATGGGGATGATTACGCTGCGCTCCCTGGTGCTCGGCCTGCTGGCACGCCGTGATGACTATGGCCGGATCATGCTTCTGTACGGGGCGCGCACGGTGGATCATTACCTGTTCCGGGACGAATTGCTCTCCTGGCATCGCGAGGGGAGCATGGACTGCCGCTTCGCCGTGACCCAGGGGGACAACAGTTGGGGGGTGACCCGCGGCGATGTGGCACACCTGTTCAAGGATCTCGATCTCGATCCCGACCGTGTCACCACCGTGGTTTCCGGTCCGGCCCGGATGTACCGCGCAGTCAATCCCCTGCTTTTCCGCTGGGGAGTCGGTGAAGATCAACTCTATCTCAACCTCGAACGCCACATGAAATGCGGACTGGGTAAATGCGGCAAGTGCCGCATCAACGACATCTGCGTGTGCGAGAGCGGACCGATCTTCCCCTATGCACAGGTCAAACACCTGAAAGAAGCGATCGAGCGATGA
- a CDS encoding Hpt domain-containing protein, whose protein sequence is MSEQPNDAFREEAYELLTELETALLMLEECPDDMELISRVFRAMHTIKGSGAMFGFDEISAFTREIETVFDLVRNGEIAVTKEMVDLCLLARDQIKAMQDASVGEARVDAARTEQLIHAFREFLPQQPADSSQGGDSEVEAGAGG, encoded by the coding sequence ATGAGCGAACAACCCAACGACGCCTTTCGCGAAGAAGCCTACGAACTGCTGACCGAGCTGGAAACCGCCCTGCTGATGCTGGAGGAATGCCCTGATGATATGGAACTCATCAGCCGGGTCTTTCGCGCCATGCACACCATCAAGGGGTCGGGCGCCATGTTCGGTTTTGATGAGATTTCCGCATTCACTCGCGAAATTGAGACCGTTTTCGACCTGGTGCGCAACGGCGAAATCGCAGTCACCAAGGAGATGGTGGACCTGTGCCTGTTGGCTCGCGACCAGATCAAGGCGATGCAGGATGCCTCGGTCGGCGAGGCCCGGGTTGATGCGGCCAGAACCGAGCAGCTGATCCATGCATTTCGCGAGTTCCTGCCGCAACAGCCGGCCGATTCTTCTCAGGGCGGGGATTCTGAGGTCGAAGCCGGCGCCGGTGGTTGA
- a CDS encoding CheR family methyltransferase, with translation MYAEERIHPIPEPLRRKYLLRSRDRSSGLVRIDSDLRRMLRFGRLNFMDEDFGLRECFHVIFCRNVIIYFDKPTQERLMHKFCRHLVAGGYLFLGHSESLHGFHLPLRQVAPTVYQRD, from the coding sequence ATTTACGCCGAAGAACGCATTCACCCCATCCCAGAACCCCTGCGCCGCAAATACCTGCTGCGCAGCCGTGACCGCAGTTCCGGGCTGGTGCGCATCGATTCTGACCTGCGACGGATGCTGCGCTTTGGACGGCTCAATTTCATGGACGAAGATTTCGGCCTGCGGGAATGTTTTCACGTGATCTTCTGCCGTAACGTCATTATTTATTTCGACAAGCCGACCCAGGAGCGGCTGATGCATAAATTCTGTCGCCACCTCGTGGCGGGCGGTTACCTTTTTCTGGGGCATTCCGAGTCTCTGCACGGATTTCACCTGCCTCTGCGACAGGTTGCGCCGACGGTATATCAGCGGGATTGA
- a CDS encoding NifB/NifX family molybdenum-iron cluster-binding protein, which produces MSIDQTIAVPSMHPGGLEAVRSGHFGRCDVFTLVEVRQGRVEEARVVANAEHSEGGCLVPVRILQQAGATSLVVQGIGMRPRIGFAQAGIDVLVGPGETVAQVVEAYLNNQLRNISEQDVCGAHG; this is translated from the coding sequence ATGTCGATTGATCAAACCATTGCTGTTCCTTCAATGCATCCCGGCGGCCTGGAGGCTGTACGTTCAGGCCATTTCGGGCGCTGCGACGTTTTTACTCTGGTGGAAGTCCGCCAGGGCAGAGTAGAAGAGGCCCGGGTGGTGGCCAATGCCGAGCATAGCGAGGGGGGGTGCCTGGTGCCGGTCAGAATTCTGCAGCAGGCCGGAGCTACCTCCCTGGTGGTGCAGGGGATCGGCATGCGTCCGCGCATCGGTTTCGCCCAGGCCGGCATTGACGTTCTGGTGGGGCCTGGCGAAACCGTGGCCCAGGTGGTGGAGGCTTATCTGAACAACCAGCTGCGGAACATCTCCGAACAGGATGTTTGCGGCGCGCATGGCTAG
- a CDS encoding cytochrome b/b6 domain-containing protein, which yields MARKQYIYLQPTPVRIWHWLNAFGFIALILSGIQIRFPDKVNIFGSYRAAIELHNTAGIVVSISFCLWLIYYLVISRKLVKLYVPTKDDLSGGLVRQVLFYFFNYFRGKPNPHHATPEAKFNPMQKSAYLVIMMVLVPLVILSGLLLLNLGPMQHLVMLLGGLKVVVGAHFLLACALVAFLFTHVYLATLGATPLAYFKPMWTGWEEVHEDEHHAQSPQSGH from the coding sequence ATGGCACGCAAACAATACATCTACCTGCAACCGACGCCGGTTCGAATCTGGCACTGGCTTAACGCATTCGGCTTTATCGCCCTCATTTTGTCCGGCATCCAGATTCGCTTCCCCGACAAGGTCAATATCTTCGGCAGCTACCGGGCCGCGATCGAACTGCACAATACGGCCGGCATCGTGGTGAGTATCTCTTTCTGCCTGTGGCTGATCTATTACCTGGTCATTTCACGCAAGCTCGTGAAGCTGTACGTGCCGACCAAGGATGATCTTTCCGGCGGTCTGGTACGCCAGGTGCTGTTCTACTTCTTCAACTACTTTCGTGGCAAGCCCAACCCGCATCATGCGACGCCCGAGGCCAAGTTCAACCCCATGCAGAAATCGGCCTATCTGGTGATCATGATGGTCCTGGTACCGCTGGTGATTCTTTCCGGGCTGCTGTTGCTCAACCTCGGGCCAATGCAGCACCTTGTCATGCTGCTGGGCGGACTCAAGGTTGTGGTCGGTGCGCACTTCCTGCTGGCCTGCGCCCTGGTGGCTTTTCTCTTCACCCATGTCTATCTGGCCACGCTCGGCGCGACGCCCCTCGCATATTTCAAACCCATGTGGACCGGCTGGGAAGAGGTGCATGAGGACGAGCATCATGCGCAATCCCCTCAGAGCGGCCATTGA